In one Neobacillus sp. WH10 genomic region, the following are encoded:
- a CDS encoding histidine kinase, with amino-acid sequence MSFRTLKILTIIIPPLLIGSFELIRHSVLLYHMSMETGNYLIILLTLAVSYVFSTWMFKMIEEKNHRLATEREMRAVYEERERLAKELHDNIAQTLFLLKVNLKKGKIYEASGLVNSIDANLRQAIYNLRVNPLEMISFPKRVENWLIEWSTVSGIETNVSIQITEGYFSPSEEVQLFGIIQEAFTNIRKHSEAQSAGLLLQMIPNGWEMKIEDDGKGFSKNERSLNQYGLVMLKERVEKIDAVLEISSEKNHGTKIMVKGSDK; translated from the coding sequence ATGTCTTTTCGTACATTAAAAATTCTTACAATTATAATACCTCCCCTGCTCATTGGGAGCTTTGAGCTCATCCGACATAGTGTATTATTGTATCATATGTCAATGGAGACAGGGAATTACTTAATTATCCTTTTAACATTAGCCGTTTCCTATGTGTTTTCCACCTGGATGTTTAAGATGATTGAGGAAAAAAACCATCGTTTGGCAACTGAGCGGGAAATGCGCGCTGTTTATGAAGAAAGAGAACGGCTGGCAAAGGAGTTACACGATAATATTGCTCAGACTTTATTTTTACTTAAGGTAAATTTAAAAAAGGGAAAAATATATGAAGCGAGTGGTCTCGTCAATTCCATCGACGCAAATCTCAGGCAGGCGATTTATAATTTGCGTGTGAACCCTTTAGAGATGATTTCCTTTCCAAAACGGGTAGAGAATTGGTTAATTGAATGGAGTACAGTTTCCGGGATTGAAACAAATGTTTCCATCCAGATAACGGAAGGCTATTTTAGTCCTTCGGAAGAGGTTCAGCTCTTTGGAATTATCCAAGAGGCATTTACCAATATCCGAAAACACTCTGAAGCACAATCCGCCGGGTTACTGCTTCAGATGATTCCAAATGGTTGGGAAATGAAAATTGAAGATGATGGAAAAGGGTTTTCGAAAAATGAACGGAGTCTGAATCAATATGGTCTCGTCATGTTAAAAGAGCGTGTTGAAAAAATTGATGCGGTGCTTGAAATCTCCTCTGAGAAAAATCACGGGACAAAAATAATGGTAAAAGGGAGCGATAAATGA
- a CDS encoding VTT domain-containing protein, which produces MSNYTAYIDQYGYIVLFAALFLELIAFPLPGEVLMSYSGFLVFQGHLNWLVSILMAGAGACTGMTLSYWIGFKLGKPFFVKYGHRFHLGPERIEKTSQWYSKHGNKLLIIAYFIPGVRHITGYFSGITRLPFRKFALFAYSGAFIWVTTFITLGKILGPQWEQFHSSIKTYLIIGGIIAAILMIAVFIIRKYKLELKDAAVRALNITLNIFHSRRRVGLLLGITAALTLGLIILMIGMIQDFLAGEFSDFNEIVNLLVSLTFSKDWTETMRIFLLMGSRQVHLLLITLTVFWILWKGRDKRIEFLSLCLVAGGGEIYEESLRKIFHKLSPVNQSMMDNLFHSFPSEQLLMTIVIYGFAVFLFVRHSRKVWVHTVIPIAVLVLLILIAISRLYFNIELPSDVAAGCVFGGVWLGLNILLLEIYRILRNMDSTPIKQVG; this is translated from the coding sequence ACGGGTATATTGTCCTTTTTGCGGCCTTATTTCTTGAATTAATTGCTTTCCCATTACCGGGAGAAGTCCTTATGAGTTACAGTGGGTTTTTGGTTTTTCAAGGTCATCTAAATTGGCTCGTAAGCATCTTAATGGCAGGAGCGGGAGCTTGTACGGGAATGACATTATCCTATTGGATCGGGTTTAAATTAGGAAAACCCTTTTTTGTAAAATACGGACATCGTTTTCATTTGGGACCGGAAAGAATTGAAAAAACGTCACAATGGTATAGCAAGCATGGAAATAAGTTGCTGATTATCGCCTATTTTATCCCTGGAGTCAGACATATCACTGGTTATTTTTCAGGAATAACAAGGCTTCCATTTCGGAAATTTGCGCTGTTTGCCTATAGTGGTGCATTTATTTGGGTGACAACATTTATTACGCTTGGCAAGATACTAGGTCCCCAGTGGGAGCAGTTTCACAGTTCTATTAAAACATACCTCATTATCGGGGGGATCATTGCTGCAATATTGATGATCGCTGTCTTTATCATTAGAAAGTACAAATTGGAGTTGAAAGACGCAGCAGTAAGAGCATTGAATATCACTTTGAATATATTCCATTCCCGAAGACGGGTAGGACTTCTTTTAGGGATAACTGCGGCGCTGACCTTAGGTCTAATTATCTTAATGATAGGGATGATCCAAGATTTCCTTGCGGGAGAATTCTCGGACTTTAATGAAATTGTCAATTTGTTGGTTTCATTAACTTTTAGTAAAGACTGGACCGAGACTATGCGGATTTTCTTACTCATGGGTTCCAGACAGGTACACCTTTTGTTGATTACTCTTACAGTGTTTTGGATTTTATGGAAAGGTCGTGATAAGCGTATAGAATTTTTGTCTCTTTGTCTTGTGGCAGGTGGCGGCGAGATCTATGAGGAAAGCTTAAGGAAAATTTTTCACAAGCTCTCACCTGTTAATCAATCGATGATGGATAATCTGTTTCATAGCTTTCCGAGTGAACAGTTGCTCATGACGATTGTCATTTACGGTTTTGCCGTATTTCTCTTTGTGCGTCATAGCAGAAAGGTATGGGTTCATACTGTTATTCCGATAGCGGTTTTGGTTTTGTTAATTCTAATAGCCATCAGTCGTTTATATTTTAATATCGAGCTCCCAAGTGATGTTGCTGCAGGCTGCGTTTTCGGAGGAGTATGGCTGGGGTTAAATATTCTACTTCTAGAAATTTATCGGATATTAAGAAATATGGATTCAACGCCGATTAAGCAGGTCGGATAA
- a CDS encoding ABC transporter ATP-binding protein, with the protein MSMIDIKNVSKVFKHKTALYPFSLTAEDGECIVLCGGNGAGKSTLLQMIAGISATGDGTVLINHIDIKQNRKQYVSFIGYMPDEFFAQETLTVTEFLTFYGSFRKVSKSRVMEVIHILGLAAKKDEMIKHLSKGMRQRLLFGQAWLANPSVLILDEPTNGLDPYWIDVFIDLLKKIKQSGTTIIFSTHMMDVAAEVADQVIFMENGRMTEAIRNDHVNPKQFMVELLGRYRQKEE; encoded by the coding sequence ATTTCTATGATCGATATAAAAAATGTTTCCAAGGTATTTAAACATAAAACCGCCCTTTATCCGTTCTCGTTAACAGCAGAGGATGGTGAGTGCATTGTCCTCTGTGGTGGAAACGGTGCCGGGAAAAGCACCTTGCTTCAGATGATTGCCGGCATTTCCGCCACAGGTGATGGCACCGTTTTGATTAATCATATTGATATCAAGCAAAATCGAAAGCAGTATGTTTCGTTTATCGGATATATGCCGGATGAATTTTTTGCCCAAGAAACGCTGACTGTCACGGAGTTTTTAACTTTTTATGGATCGTTTCGAAAGGTTTCAAAGTCCCGGGTCATGGAAGTAATCCACATACTTGGGTTAGCTGCCAAAAAAGATGAAATGATTAAACACTTGTCAAAAGGGATGCGCCAAAGGCTGTTATTTGGACAGGCATGGCTCGCAAACCCCTCCGTGTTGATTCTTGATGAACCGACAAATGGCCTGGATCCGTACTGGATTGATGTATTTATTGATTTGCTAAAAAAAATAAAACAGAGCGGTACGACGATTATTTTTTCCACTCATATGATGGATGTCGCCGCCGAAGTGGCTGACCAGGTCATCTTTATGGAAAATGGAAGGATGACAGAAGCGATCCGAAATGATCATGTTAATCCGAAACAATTTATGGTGGAGCTTCTTGGCCGCTATCGCCAAAAGGAGGAATAA
- a CDS encoding cytochrome c oxidase assembly protein, which translates to MFYAVWLEGQLVWNTPLLAGLICVGTLYAFLLLSFTNIKIHHKQPLLFFLCLGIIYVTIGSPLSAISHLSFSLHMIQMSIIFFIIPPLILLGIPDSFPKIVKGLNKLFLPPKAALFTFAALFLMYHLPVVFAFLSQNSFVHNGFLFVLLVMSFSMWRPIGKEQNKRYAFLSGLLLLPACIFFILTAFIGGLNNPLHTQMTATLCISPVDLRSLTILPYPFNTKFDQIMAGILMVGMHELALFVTFRVGKKVQVRDLGRNG; encoded by the coding sequence ATGTTCTATGCTGTATGGCTGGAAGGTCAATTGGTGTGGAATACGCCCTTATTAGCGGGTCTAATATGTGTTGGTACATTATATGCATTCTTATTACTGTCCTTTACGAACATTAAAATCCATCATAAACAACCCCTGCTGTTCTTCCTCTGTTTAGGCATAATATACGTAACCATTGGCAGCCCTTTATCAGCTATTAGTCATTTATCCTTCAGTTTGCATATGATCCAAATGAGTATTATATTTTTCATCATCCCTCCTCTTATTCTGTTAGGAATCCCGGACTCTTTCCCTAAAATAGTGAAAGGATTAAATAAATTATTCCTTCCTCCGAAGGCTGCCCTGTTTACATTTGCAGCTCTATTCTTGATGTATCATTTGCCGGTAGTTTTTGCGTTTCTTTCGCAAAATTCATTTGTTCATAATGGATTTCTATTCGTACTTTTGGTCATGTCATTTAGTATGTGGCGTCCAATTGGCAAGGAGCAGAATAAACGTTATGCCTTTTTGAGTGGACTATTATTGTTACCTGCTTGTATCTTTTTCATCTTAACTGCCTTTATTGGTGGACTGAATAATCCTCTTCATACCCAAATGACCGCAACTCTTTGCATAAGCCCCGTCGACTTACGTTCTTTAACTATACTTCCTTATCCATTCAATACTAAATTTGATCAAATAATGGCGGGAATCCTCATGGTAGGAATGCATGAATTGGCATTATTTGTAACGTTTCGTGTTGGAAAAAAAGTGCAGGTGCGTGACTTGGGGAGAAATGGGTAA
- a CDS encoding response regulator transcription factor, which yields MVPYRVLIADDHPHARQAIMEILEEEPLFTIVGQAKNGKEAIDLCAEHLPDILLIDIEMPVLDGLAATKIIKEKYPFIKVIILSVSDNVGDLFTSIQYGAQGYLLKNMDPDDWLQYLRSIVDGSNVATRDMAGKLLYQFRERDLQNTPAISSLTPREKEILLLVSEGLTNKQIAENLFIAENTVKNHIKNLLEKLCLENRVQLASYAVKYITK from the coding sequence ATGGTTCCTTATCGAGTTTTAATCGCTGATGATCACCCCCATGCAAGGCAGGCAATTATGGAAATTCTTGAAGAAGAACCTCTTTTTACAATTGTCGGTCAAGCCAAGAATGGCAAGGAAGCCATTGACCTCTGCGCCGAACATCTTCCCGACATTTTATTAATTGATATTGAAATGCCGGTTTTGGATGGCTTAGCGGCAACGAAAATCATCAAGGAAAAATATCCGTTCATAAAAGTAATTATTTTAAGTGTCTCCGACAATGTCGGAGATTTATTTACAAGTATTCAGTACGGGGCCCAGGGTTATTTATTAAAAAATATGGACCCGGATGATTGGCTCCAGTATCTTCGTTCAATTGTAGACGGCTCGAACGTGGCTACAAGGGATATGGCCGGAAAATTACTTTATCAATTTCGCGAGCGCGATTTGCAGAACACACCAGCGATTAGTTCATTGACCCCGAGAGAAAAAGAAATTCTTCTATTAGTTTCAGAAGGGTTAACTAACAAGCAGATTGCCGAAAACCTGTTTATCGCTGAGAATACGGTAAAAAACCACATCAAAAACTTACTGGAAAAGCTCTGTCTCGAAAACAGGGTCCAGCTCGCTTCGTATGCAGTTAAATATATTACAAAATAA
- a CDS encoding right-handed parallel beta-helix repeat-containing protein: MKVLLKLILFVGMISLVGGKETSADISLQSQIDAVPAGGTLKLAAGTYQEPIVLKKPIVLAGEKGTILKACNAKPAITIKGKNVTVKGIQILSCKQDKSSAAVKISGKNHQLEDITLKIRKSGINLENVEQTNFRNIRLSGYGKGNGFELWESHHNTFEEIKIDHVQDGFYMEDSHYNTFSGNTISDSRYGLHVMFSDYITAKNNRSTRNYTGAMVMGTNYSVIADNQLLENNQNVNAQGLLLFDVHDSTINHNRISDNRVGMFIEDSSGNEITGNEIAANFIGTQMNRIEKNVIEGNAFISNVNDFQATDAANNTIQNNYWDAAMKLDTDGDGKSNLPHSADPFFLNLARETPPYQLFFQHPGMTLLQKLLKSPEHLLVTDQEPLMNNDLNNQQQPEQKQTVFWVICLAMIIVSLLLIYFGRKRN; the protein is encoded by the coding sequence ATGAAAGTTTTACTGAAACTGATTTTATTTGTGGGGATGATTAGTTTAGTAGGAGGAAAGGAGACGTCTGCAGATATATCCCTTCAGTCACAAATCGATGCTGTTCCAGCTGGCGGAACACTGAAGCTGGCTGCTGGTACCTATCAGGAACCGATTGTTCTAAAAAAGCCGATTGTGCTGGCGGGAGAGAAAGGAACCATTCTTAAAGCTTGTAATGCTAAACCAGCCATTACTATTAAGGGGAAAAATGTGACCGTTAAAGGGATCCAGATTCTGAGCTGTAAACAAGATAAAAGTTCAGCTGCGGTAAAAATAAGCGGGAAGAATCATCAGCTCGAGGATATAACGCTGAAAATAAGGAAATCCGGAATAAACCTCGAAAATGTTGAACAAACAAATTTCCGAAATATTAGACTATCTGGATACGGCAAGGGAAATGGTTTTGAACTTTGGGAATCCCATCATAATACGTTTGAAGAAATCAAGATTGATCACGTCCAGGATGGCTTTTATATGGAAGATAGCCACTATAACACGTTTAGTGGTAATACCATCAGTGATTCAAGGTATGGACTCCATGTGATGTTTTCTGATTATATAACCGCAAAGAATAATCGATCAACACGGAATTATACCGGTGCGATGGTGATGGGGACGAACTATTCCGTCATTGCGGATAATCAGCTGCTGGAAAATAATCAAAATGTGAACGCTCAGGGTCTGCTTCTCTTTGATGTCCATGATTCCACGATTAATCACAATCGCATTTCCGATAACCGGGTTGGGATGTTTATCGAAGATTCGAGCGGGAATGAAATTACAGGCAACGAAATTGCCGCCAATTTTATTGGCACACAAATGAATCGAATTGAGAAAAATGTGATTGAGGGCAATGCCTTTATCAGCAATGTAAACGATTTTCAAGCTACGGACGCTGCCAATAATACAATTCAAAACAATTATTGGGATGCCGCTATGAAGCTTGATACTGACGGTGATGGAAAAAGCAATCTGCCTCACAGTGCCGATCCGTTTTTTCTTAATCTAGCAAGAGAAACACCGCCTTATCAGCTATTCTTTCAACATCCGGGGATGACTCTGCTGCAAAAACTGCTAAAAAGTCCCGAACACCTTCTTGTAACCGATCAAGAACCATTAATGAACAATGACTTAAACAACCAGCAACAACCCGAACAGAAACAGACTGTCTTTTGGGTGATCTGCCTTGCCATGATTATCGTTAGTCTACTATTAATTTATTTTGGGAGGAAAAGAAATTGA
- a CDS encoding nitrous oxide reductase accessory protein NosL, with translation MKQKLLKSCLIAILSLFVIAGCGKKDVKPVAINEKTDKCENCHMAVKDDQFATEIILENGKSMVFDDIGCMYKWLKENSDKKVADSFVKDYDSKEWIEAKKASYVYDKPIKTPMAYNVISFTEKKDAQAFIDQHGGSLLTYDKLENHSWEKNEEMVKEMKEKMKGKMNMQDGHDGMEKEHSEDKH, from the coding sequence TTGAAACAAAAATTACTAAAATCATGCTTAATTGCCATCCTATCCTTATTTGTCATCGCCGGCTGTGGCAAAAAGGATGTTAAACCAGTGGCCATCAATGAAAAAACAGATAAATGTGAAAACTGTCATATGGCTGTAAAAGATGACCAGTTTGCTACTGAAATTATTCTTGAAAACGGAAAATCCATGGTATTTGATGATATCGGCTGCATGTACAAATGGCTGAAGGAAAATAGTGACAAGAAAGTAGCCGACTCATTTGTTAAAGACTATGATTCCAAGGAATGGATTGAAGCAAAAAAGGCTTCATATGTGTATGACAAGCCAATCAAAACACCAATGGCCTATAATGTCATCTCTTTTACAGAAAAAAAAGATGCGCAAGCTTTTATCGATCAACATGGCGGCAGCCTATTAACTTATGACAAGTTGGAGAACCATTCATGGGAAAAGAATGAGGAAATGGTTAAAGAAATGAAGGAAAAAATGAAGGGGAAAATGAACATGCAAGACGGACACGACGGCATGGAGAAGGAACATTCTGAGGATAAGCATTGA
- a CDS encoding cytochrome ubiquinol oxidase subunit I, producing the protein MGNEETVFFSRVLTELTLSFHIIYATIGVGIPLMIMIAQWVGIKKNDEHYILLARRWTRGFVITVAVGVVTGTAIGLQLSLLWPNFMELAGNTIALPLFLETFAFFFEAIFLGIYIYTWDRFENQKKHLLLLIPVALGASISAVFITIVNAFMNAPQGFDLVNGQLVNVSPLLAMFNPAMPTKVAHVVVTAYMTSAFVLASIGAFRLLKGSNHVYHQKALFLTMKLGLIFSIATTVLGDFSGKYLAEYQPEKLAAAEWHFETEKGAPLILYGVLDDEEVKYAIKIPYGLSFLAHSSLNAEVIGLDQFNKADVPPLYIHYLFDLMVTIGMWLTALSLVYVVGTWRNWRFIFAKWFNWLMVLGGPLAIIAIEAGWWLDEVGRQPWILRGIMRTKDAATSSGQVDTMLWLFAGLYLILGIGSVFVLWRMFRSNPVEQELADRAADKAGDM; encoded by the coding sequence ATGGGAAATGAAGAAACAGTTTTTTTCAGCCGAGTGCTAACAGAATTGACCTTATCCTTCCACATCATTTATGCAACCATTGGTGTCGGTATACCGCTGATGATTATGATTGCCCAATGGGTCGGGATTAAGAAAAACGACGAGCATTATATTTTACTTGCGAGACGGTGGACGCGTGGGTTCGTAATTACCGTGGCGGTTGGGGTTGTGACCGGGACAGCAATCGGCCTGCAGCTCTCCTTGTTATGGCCAAATTTTATGGAGCTGGCGGGAAATACGATTGCCCTGCCATTATTTTTGGAAACCTTCGCCTTCTTTTTTGAGGCCATTTTTTTAGGAATATACATATATACTTGGGATCGATTTGAGAATCAGAAAAAGCATTTACTGCTCCTGATTCCTGTTGCGTTGGGTGCCTCTATTTCCGCTGTGTTTATCACAATTGTGAATGCGTTTATGAATGCACCGCAAGGCTTTGACCTGGTTAACGGTCAACTGGTGAATGTAAGCCCGCTCTTAGCGATGTTTAACCCTGCGATGCCGACAAAGGTAGCTCATGTGGTGGTAACAGCTTATATGACCTCGGCCTTTGTACTAGCTTCCATCGGCGCTTTTCGTCTGCTGAAGGGATCCAATCACGTGTACCATCAAAAGGCGTTATTTTTAACAATGAAACTCGGGCTTATTTTTTCGATTGCCACAACGGTGCTTGGCGATTTTTCCGGAAAGTATTTAGCAGAATATCAACCGGAAAAATTAGCCGCTGCGGAGTGGCATTTTGAAACTGAAAAAGGAGCACCGCTAATTTTGTATGGTGTCCTTGATGATGAGGAAGTGAAGTATGCCATTAAAATCCCATATGGACTAAGCTTCTTAGCCCATAGCAGCCTAAATGCGGAAGTTATCGGATTAGATCAATTTAACAAGGCTGACGTGCCGCCGCTTTATATTCATTATTTGTTCGATTTAATGGTAACAATCGGGATGTGGCTGACTGCCTTATCATTGGTATATGTAGTTGGTACTTGGCGAAATTGGCGGTTTATTTTTGCAAAATGGTTTAACTGGCTGATGGTGCTGGGCGGTCCCCTGGCGATTATCGCGATTGAAGCAGGCTGGTGGCTCGACGAAGTAGGGCGCCAGCCGTGGATATTGCGTGGGATTATGCGGACAAAGGATGCTGCTACCTCAAGCGGACAAGTGGATACGATGCTATGGCTGTTTGCCGGATTATATCTCATCCTTGGGATTGGCAGTGTGTTCGTATTATGGCGGATGTTCCGCAGTAATCCGGTGGAACAGGAATTAGCTGATCGGGCAGCGGATAAGGCTGGTGACATGTAA
- a CDS encoding ABC transporter permease subunit yields MRNLWLSEWKTMTRQRSYYLFLILWVLVFSLLFLLERNNAGLSSFTNVTGTIVNILLYLLPLFMLIIGSFSITNELESGQWKLLCTYPVSIPAYFFGKFAGLITAQAAVFTFSFGISMAIGLTTGIQLSLPWILGIYLFSLLLIYVFLILGLLLGTVAQTRWKALISSVSIWFFLIMIWPTALIAILGLVPYPMIDPLMKLAMVLNPAEFLRIFLIIQWDSGAIFGGTYDGVVHLFQSGAGWGMLIGYMIAYLVIMFSVSILFLRRRRFL; encoded by the coding sequence ATGAGAAACTTATGGCTTTCTGAATGGAAGACAATGACGAGGCAGCGTTCCTACTATCTATTTCTAATCCTTTGGGTGCTAGTGTTTTCGCTGTTGTTTTTACTTGAACGAAATAATGCAGGCCTTTCCAGCTTTACGAATGTCACGGGAACGATTGTCAATATCCTGCTCTATTTACTGCCGTTGTTCATGCTGATTATCGGTTCCTTTTCGATTACAAATGAATTAGAAAGTGGGCAGTGGAAGCTCCTCTGTACGTATCCTGTCAGTATTCCCGCCTATTTTTTTGGGAAATTTGCCGGTCTGATTACGGCACAGGCGGCTGTGTTCACATTTAGCTTTGGGATCAGCATGGCGATTGGTTTGACAACAGGTATCCAGTTATCGCTGCCATGGATACTGGGAATCTATCTCTTTTCTCTCCTCTTGATCTATGTATTTTTAATTCTTGGTTTACTACTTGGAACAGTGGCGCAAACAAGATGGAAGGCATTAATATCGTCTGTTTCCATCTGGTTCTTCCTTATAATGATTTGGCCAACCGCTTTAATTGCCATTTTAGGTCTTGTTCCCTACCCAATGATTGACCCGCTAATGAAACTAGCGATGGTCTTAAACCCAGCTGAGTTTTTACGTATCTTTTTAATCATTCAATGGGACAGCGGCGCGATATTTGGCGGCACGTACGATGGGGTTGTTCACCTATTCCAATCAGGTGCCGGCTGGGGCATGTTAATCGGCTACATGATTGCTTACTTAGTGATTATGTTTTCCGTTTCGATCCTGTTTTTAAGAAGAAGGAGATTTCTATGA